GTGAACATGATCTTTGCACAAATGTCCTTCCAAAATGTTGCTCTCACGCTGCCGAGCCAAAACGTGAAACATTTCGCCCAAGCACCCACGAATTTTACCAAATAGCACTTTCCGACGACACTTCGGTATCCACACAATGTGATACTTGCAGTCCCACGTCGTATGGCATAGACTTGATACACACTTCATCGAAAGCCTCTCCATCGCTCACTTTGAACTGCTCACAGATGGAGAGGCTTTCTTCTACTCCCGCATAAGTCAAACTTTTGAGGTCCCCCGGCAAAGCCGGGGGGTTTCCCATTGGACTAAATCCCTATCTCGGGCATACCAGTACACCACCAACCCTGAGCATATGCCCAAGTCCCATCAAGAAGCTGCTGGCTGGACTCCCAAACGATTCAAGTCGTGGGGCGGCAAGATCGGTCCCTTTGTCCTGGGAATGGTTGAGGACATCCTTGGGCGGCGTCAGCATCCAGAGCAAGGCTATCGAAGTGCTCTTGGTCTGCTGCGGCTGGAATCTTCCTTCGGGGCAGAGCGCCTTAACCATGCCTGCCAGAGAGCATTGCGTTACGGCCTTATCGGTCGCCGGGCTGTGCTCGAAATTCTCAAGAAAAAGCAAGACATGCTGACCATTCCAGAACAGGAGCAGCTGCCGTTGCCCGTCCATGACAATGTCCGGGGCGCAAATTTCTACCAGTAAAAGGAGGACCTGATGCTCAACCACCAGACCATGGAACGGTTATCGCAAATGAAATTGACCGGAATCCGTGAAGGTTTCAAGGAGCAGCTCGACAATCCGGCCTTCAGCGACCTGGCTTTCGAAGAACGTTTCGGATTGCTCGTAGACCGGGAATACCTCCTACGCGACAATCGTCGTCTCACGAAGCGCTTTCAAGAAGCCCATCTCAAAGTTAAGGCGTCAGTCGAGGACGTGGATTTCCATGCCCCGCGTGGCTTAGACAAAAGGCTTTTCCTCGAACTGGCCACCTGCGGCTGGATCGGCCGAAGACATAACCTGGTCATCACCGGACCGACCGGCGGCGGCAAAACCTATCTGGCATGCGTCTTGGCGCAAAAGGCCTGCCGCGAAGGGAAGCGCTGTCTGTACTTCCATTTCCCGGAGCTACTCCAGGAACTCAGCATCAGTCGGGCCGAGGGATCGCAGCGCCTCCTTGTCCGAAAACTCGCCACACGGGATTTGCTTGTCATAGATGACTGGCTCAGGGAGCCGGTCAGCGCGGAAATAGCACGTGGTCTCGCCGATCTGATGGATGATCGATTTCGAAACAAATCCACGCTGTTTGCGACACAGTTTCCCGTGGCGGAATGGCATGGGCGTTTCCAGGATCCGACCCTGGCGGATGCGGTCTTGGACAGGATCGTCCATGACTCCTACCGGATCGAGCTGTCGGGGGATTCCATGCGGAAGCGGACATCGGACTTGACCAAATCGGCCACCTGAAGCAGGACCAAAACACCAGCGCGCTCAACCCCTCAAGGGTGGCCGAATATTCCGAATTGGGTGGCCGATTTCACCGAAATCCGCATGCCCTTCAATGAGAAGGAGGAGGTTGACGGCACGACCAGAAAATGGCCCTATATTACGGCATTTCAAGAGCTCAGAGGGGTTTTGCTCGCGCGAGTATTAGCCCAAGGGCGGCCTGTTCACATCCTCGAGATTCAACGCCGGCCGAGAACGAAGAAGGATGCGAATGGCAATGTAAAAGAAGTTGAAGATTCCTACAAAGGATTGGCATTCGTCCTTGATGATCATTACAAGTTTAAAATGTACTTGAAACAGTTGTTGTCAAAAATACGATACGTTAAAGGTGTAGTACAAAAAATTACAGGAACATGTCCTGGCAAGGCAGCCGCATTCAAACATACCTCTTCGGTGGAAGAGGAAGTCCCATGCGTGGCCGCAGTGATAAATGCGCTGCGAAAGATGAACGTGACATTATAACTATAATAGATTTAGTGGAGAATA
The window above is part of the Solidesulfovibrio fructosivorans JJ] genome. Proteins encoded here:
- the istB gene encoding IS21-like element helper ATPase IstB, whose product is MLNHQTMERLSQMKLTGIREGFKEQLDNPAFSDLAFEERFGLLVDREYLLRDNRRLTKRFQEAHLKVKASVEDVDFHAPRGLDKRLFLELATCGWIGRRHNLVITGPTGGGKTYLACVLAQKACREGKRCLYFHFPELLQELSISRAEGSQRLLVRKLATRDLLVIDDWLREPVSAEIARGLADLMDDRFRNKSTLFATQFPVAEWHGRFQDPTLADAVLDRIVHDSYRIELSGDSMRKRTSDLTKSAT